A section of the Tenrec ecaudatus isolate mTenEca1 chromosome 15, mTenEca1.hap1, whole genome shotgun sequence genome encodes:
- the LOC142427509 gene encoding lysine-specific demethylase 4D-like, whose product MNSQDYRSQNSSLKIMTFRPTMEEFKDFNKYIAYMESQGAHRAGLAKIIPPKQWTARENYDDVDDILIASPVQQVTTGQTGVFLQYHKKKKSMTVEEYRHLANTDRYRTPTHRDVDDLEWTYWKSRLYNSPIYGAGVCGSLFGENTEHWNLRHLGTIQDLLEQECGVVIKGVNTPYLYFGLWQTTFTWHTEDMDLYSINYLHFGEPKTWYAVPPEHGARLERLARELFPGSSSGCANFLRHKVALISPRVLRENGIPVGRITQGAGEFMVTFPYGYHAGFNHGFNCAESINFATLRWVNYGKAASQCSCGEARVTFPMDAFVRILQPERYELWKHGRDRTSLDHVEPTALTSPEWTAWKGARTRAMVKGRLRSFKPRRARRRSLTLAADSGLGGCALVCPRPTTHSWADSSTVQPEDPTCMGCSPTGSSVSLLPTSVPSAQYLQASPKGTRTRRPRDSDAHQQSVKSRAKSHTASTFVHLPTQALHENQQSTDDSGPWRFEIQHAVKASGCCCDPDLQPLGPPLNPDSLMHPGPCLKSLDNISVNLPDMLVLSPPNESLTSKTFSSYASVHSMAPLDPLGAIAMDPLKLL is encoded by the coding sequence ATGAATTCCCAGGACTATCGAAGCCAGAACTCAAGCCTTAAAATCATGACTTTCCGGCCTACCATGGAAGAATTTAAGGATTTCAACAAATACATTGCTTACATGGAATCCCAAGGTGCCCACCGTGCAGGCCTGGCTAAGATAATCCCACCCAAACAGTGGACAGCCAGAGAGAACTATGACGATGTGGATGACATCCTCATAGCCAGTCCTGTGCAGCAGGTAACTACTGGGCaaacaggtgtctttttgcaataccataaaaagaagaaatccatGACCGTGGAGGAGTATCGCCACTTGGCCAACACTGACAGATACCGCACTCCCACACACCGGGATGTTGACGATTTGGAGTGGACCTATTGGAAGAGCCGCCTGTACAattctcccatttatggggcTGGAGTATGTGGCTCCTTATTTGGTGAAAACACTGAGCATTGGAACCTCAGACACCTGGGGACGATCCAGGATCTGCTGGAGCAGGAGTGTGGAGTTGTCATCAAAGGCGTCAACACCCCCTACCTGTACTTTGGCCTGTGGCAGACCACCTTCACTTGGCACACGGAGGACATGGACCTGTACAGCATCAACTACCTGCACTTCGGGGAGCCCAAAACGTGGTATGCGGTGCCCCCTGAGCATGGAGCCCGGCTGGAGAGACTGGCCAGGGAGCTTTTCCCTGGCAGTTCCAGTGGCTGCGCGAACTTCCTGCGgcacaaggtggccctcatcTCACCCAGAGTCCTCAGGGAGAACGGCATTCCTGTTGGTCGGATCACCCAGGGAGCAGGCGAGTTCATGGTCACATTCCCCTACGGATACCACGCTGGCTTCAATCACGGTTTCAACTGTGCGGAATCCATCAACTTTGCCACCCTGCGCTGGGTTAATTACGGTAAAGCTGCTTCTCAGTGCAGCTGTGGGGAAGCCAGGGTCACATTTCCCATGGACGCCTTCGTGCGCATTCTGCAACCCGAGCGCTATGAGCTGTGGAAACACGGCAGGGACCGCACCTCCTTGGACCACGTGGAACCCACAGCACTGACCAGCCCGGAGTGGACGGCCTGGAAGGGAGCCAGGACTCGTGCGATGGTCAAGGGGCGTCTGCGGTCCTTTAAGCCACGCAGGGCCAGGCGTCGCTCTCTGACTCTGGCAGCagacagtgggcttgggggctgtgcactggtaTGTCCTCGTCCCACAACCCACTCCTGGGCAGACAGCTCTACTGTACAGCCTGAGGACCCTACCTGCATGGGTTGCAGTCCTACAGGATCCAGTGTCTCCCTACTTCCCACCTCAGTTCCATCTGCCCAGTATCTCCAGGCTTCACCAAAGGGTACTCGCACTAGGCGTCCTCGGGACTCCGATGCCCACCAGCAGTCTGTGAAGTCCAGGGCCAAGAGCCACacagcaagcacatttgtgcacctGCCCACACAGGCATTGCATGAGAATCAACAATCAACAGATGACTCTGGCCCTTGGAGATTTGAGATCCAGCATGCTGTTAAAGCTTCTGGGTGCTGCTGTGACCCCGATCTTCAGCCCTTGGGACCCCCACTGAATCCTGATTCTCTGATGCACCCTGGCCCCTGCCTGAAGTCACTGGACAACATCTCAGTGAATCTCCCGGACATGCTTGTGCTGAGTCCTCCTAATGAGTCTTTGACTTCTAAAACATTCTCCAGCTATGCCTCTGTGCACAGTATGGCACCTCTGGACCCCCTTGGTGCTATTGCTATGGACCCCCTTAAACTTCTATAA